The Prosthecobacter algae genome includes the window ATTTTGCACCTCCAGCCCGCCTGTCGCCTCCTGATTGTACAAGCGCACCAGGTGACTGTAAGCATCCCCGCGCGCCATGCTAAAGTCCCCACCGATGTAGATTGCCCCATCTGCCTGCAGCGCCCCCGCATACGCAGGCCCATCCAGGCTCGGGTCAAAGGCCGCCTCCAGCACCAGGTCCTCCTTCAGCCGCACCAGATGCTGCCGCTGCACGTCCTGGATCTCCGAGAAATCCCCGCCCACCAGCACCCGCCCATCCGTCTGCGCCAGCAGGAAATGCACCGGCCCGTCCGCATCCGCCCGCATCTCCGCCAGCCTGCCATCCTCCTCCAGGATGGCCACATGCGCACGCTCCAGCCCGCCCACCTCCGTAAAGTGGCCCCCCACGATGATCTGCCCCGTCGGCAGCACCGCCACCGCCTGCCCCGCCCCGTTCAGCCCCGTCCCTGGGTCAAAGGATTCATCAGGCGTGCCATTTGCATTCAGACGTGTGATTCGTTTATGGATCATAAAGTGTTCCAGGGTGGGTTAGAAAAAAGCTGGTTGATTGAGCAAACTTGGTTAGACAGCATCCACTGTCGTTCCGCCTCCCCCAGCCTCTTGGCCGCAGCCAGCGCAGCATCAACCGAGGGGAAAAAAGGTTTCATCTGGGCCTCGTACTCGCTTCGCAGAAAGTCCTCCCCGCCGAAAACATACGCCGCCACCGCCAGGGCACTGCCCACACGCTCCTCGCCGCTTTTATGATAGTTCCGGTATTGGGCAAAGGGCTTCACCTCATCCGGCCATTCGCCAAAGTGGTACACCACCCCCTCCGGGATCGCCCAGTTTTCATAGCCCAGCAGCCATGGCTTCATCCCCAGGTACCGCATGATTCCCCAGCCCAGCCGATGTTCCGCACAGCAGCCCAGCCCCCCGATTTTCTCATACGTCTCCCGCCGGATCATGTGCGGCATCCCCTTCCAGGTCACTCGCTGCTCCTCCTTCACCCGCTTCGCACCCGCCCACTCCCCCATGCGCGTCCGGTCGACTTGGAAATGCGTCATGCGACTGCTGGCTGACATGTGCGCCCACTGGATCGGCGCATGCAGAAATCCGATCCGCTCCCCCGAGTGACGGGCAAAAAAGTCCAACATCTTTTCCAAAGTCCCCGCACCTAACAAACAGTGCGAATCAAAGTACAGCACATACTCACCCCGGGCCTCCCGGTGCGCCCGGTCCGTCGTCACCGCAATCGATGGGCTCTCCTCCCTCAACAGCCGCACCACCCCGTCCTTGATTTGCCCCGACAGCGCAGACCGCACTGCCGCATGCACCGCCTCGTCCGAGTTGTCCACCACCAGCACCTCTCCAGGCACTCCCGCAGCCCGGAAGGCCTCCACCGATGAAATCACCGTCATCACCAGCATGGCCACCTCATTGCGAGAGGCCAGCGCGACCGTTACCAAAGGAACTTGGCTCATATTAGAAGGGGGGAGGGGTAGTCGGGGGTGAAGTCGGCGGTGGGGTAGTCGGGGGTGAAGTCGGCGGTGGCCAGGTCGTAGGTGGCCAGGTCGTAGGTGGCCAGGTCGTAGGTGGCCAGGTCGTAGGTGGCCAGGTCGTGGGTGGCCAGGTCGTGGGTGGCCAAGTCGTAGGTGGCGAGGTCGGCGGTGGCGAGGTCGGTGGTGGCGAAGTTGGTGGTGGCGAGGTCGGTGGTGGCGAAGTTGGTGGTGGCGGAGTCGGCGGCCAGGTTGTCGGCGGCCAAGTCGTTGGCGGCAGCGTGGGCGGTGGGGTCGTCGGCGATTCCTCCCCTGCAAAATCCCCCACCATCACGATCTTCCCTTCATCCGTCAGCGTCAGCGCATTCACCGGCCCGTTGTTCGCCGTGTCCTGGAAAAAGCTGCTATCCACACTGCCATCGGCCAGCAGACGGCCATAGTAGTGCTGCGTCATCCCTGCCAGCAGGGTGAAGTTTCCCCCCACCACGATCTTGCCATCCCGCTGCACCGCCAGTGCCCGCACCTCCCCGTTCGGGTCAGGCAGGAAATAATCATCATGATTCCCCGAGGCATCCACCCGCGCCAGGTGCGGGCAAACATTTCCCCCCACCGTGCCAAACTGCCCGCCTAACAAAATGTTACCATTCGCCTGCACCGCCACCGCCAGCACAGGCCCGTTCACTCCCGGATCAAAGGTGCTGTCCAGCGTCCCGTCCGGCTTCACTCTCGCCACATAATTTCGAGTCATATCTTTCACCATTGTAAAGTCTCCACCGATCACCACATCCCCATCCGCCTGCACCGCCACCGCGCGTACAAGCCCATTCACCGGCATTGGAAAGGTCGGGTCCGGCACCCCTGGCGCACGCGGCTTTTGCAGCACCCCACTCAGGCGGATCACGTACGGATTTTCATCGTCATCATTGTTCACGATCTCCAGCCGCGCCTCGCGCACATCAAACGCCCCCGGATCCTCCGCCGGATCAAACACCACCGTGAACGTGTGGCTCTGCTGCGGCCCCAGCTCCGTCACAAACGCATCCTCCTTCAGACTGAAATCATTCGCATCCGTCCCGGCAAACGTCAGCGCCAGCCCCAGCAGCGGCGCATTGCCCACATTGCGCAGTTTAAAGACACGCTCCGTGCGGTCATCACTCACCGCGCCAAAGTCCACCAGCCCCGCCGTCAGCACCACCACACCCGCAGGCTGCTCCACCTCGATTTCCGGCTTCGCCACCATCCCTTTCAGCTTCAGCAAAAAGGGGCTCCCTTCCGCGTTCGAGGTGATCCTCAGCGTCACCCGCCGCGTCGTCGCCTGCAGCGTCCCCCCTTCCGCCGCCACCGGCGCAAAGGTCACATCCAGTGTATCGCTGGCCGAAGGCGGCAGCCCCAGCGGAGCCGCCTCCACATTCCAAAAGTTCACATCCTCATCCGGCCCATCCGCCACCAGCTCCACCACCAGATTTTCCAGCGGCTTCATCCCCGCACTCAGCAGCGTCAGCGAAATGGTGTTGCTGCGTCCCGGCTCCACATTACCCAGATCCACCTCGCCCGTCCCCGAAGCCAGCGTCTCCCCCTCATGCAGCACCTGCAACTCCGGCACTGGCTCCGTCGTGCAGATGCACAGGTTGCTCTCCAGCCCGCCCCGTTGGATGCGCGCATAGTAAACCCGGCCACGCCGTACATTCGTCACCGCGAACTCGCGGTCCGCCCCGCTCCCCGCAGGAGTCACCGTCTTATTGAAAAGATCCTCATGGATGCCGCTCTTCAGCGTCGGGTCCGTCGCCACCGTCAGCGTCGTCGGCTGCGGGGCACCGCTCGCCTCGCGCGTCCACTCCAGGGTAAATCCTGTACTATTCTGCTTCGCCTGCCACAGCTCCAGCCCGCTCGTCCGGCCATTGTCACTCGGTGCCTCGACGATGTACGTCCGCGTCAGCCAGCCCCCCTGGTCCGGCGTCAAGCTCACCCGTGCGATCACCTCGCGCGGCCACCGCATCGGCACCGTGCGCGGATACTCTTGAAAGAAAATGCCATCCCAGATGCGCACCCCGCTGTGCAGGCACTCCGGCACATAAATCTGCAGCTCACTCCCGCGAAACTCGATCTCCCGCGTCTGCATCGGCGTCTCTGTCGGCAGATCTGGCGAGGCATTCCGATGACCCTCCGCCTGCTCCCGCAAAGCCTCCGCCTGCGCTGGATTCGTCGCCTCCACCGTATCCGCCAGCGCCTCCCACACAGCCGCCTGTTCCTCATACAGTGTGCTCCAGTTTGGGTCTCCGCCATCGCGGGCAAACTGCGGTTTCTTACTCGTCCACCGCTCCTTCACCAGCCAGTTGCACGGCCCGTTGAACGCATCCACCAGCCACACTGGTCGCCAGCAGTAACGGTCCGTTGGCGAATAGATGTCGCGCGGATCCGTCGGCACCGCCTGGATGTCGATGTAGTGCAGCACCCGTGGCCAGGCATAGTTGTCGCGGTACTTGTACGCCCTCTCAAACGTGCCGTTCTGCGCCAGGCCCGCCAGCCCGCTCGCCTGCACCGTCGTCCGGATCGCCCACAGATGATCCACCTGCTGCACCGTCTCATACCGGCCATCATCACCGATCACCTTCCCCAGCGTCCCCGCTGGCACCACCTCCTGCCGCACCTCCCGCATCTCCCCCGAGTCCAGGTCAAACTCATGCGTCCTCAGCGGCACCGGCGTCCCCCACTCCTGCCGTACCTTGTTCATCGCTGCCGAGGCGAGATTCTCCTCCGTCACCGCGCTCTGCACCGTGCCCGGCTCCGCCGCCGCCACCGTGCCCCGCTTCGTCTTCAAGCTCTGCGTCAGCGTCTTCAGCCAGGGCAGAAACTGCCGTGGTGGCGCCACCGACTGCTCCACCTGCTCCCCTTCCCGCATCCCCTGCTTCAGCACCGCAGGCACATCCACCGCCGCAGACTCATCCAGCCTCGCCAGGTCCACCTGCCAGCGTCGCGCAAAGGTCGCATGCGTATCGGTAGAACTGGTTAGGCGCGCCTCCACCAGCACCAGGTGCTCACACTGCGGGTGATACGTCCCCGGCGTGCATTCCGGCGGGAAACCCGGCCTCACCAGCGCCACATCCTCACTGCTGAACACCCAGCCCAGCGTGTTCTCCAGCACCGCATTCTGCCCCTTCCCCGTGTAGATCCCCAGCCGCGCCCCCAGCGCCACCGCCGTAAACATCGGCAGCCACCCGTTCACCGCCGCCGCTACCGCTGCCGCCACCTTCGCCCCCGTATCCAGCAGCCGCACATCCACCGCCAGCACCTTCACCGGCACCGTGCCCGCCGCGCCATCCGTCACCAGCCGCACCTCATAGCCACCCTCCAGTTCCAGCTTTTTGTTAGGCCCTGTCACAGACCCCGTGCAGGTCAGCACCATGCGCGCAGCCATCTCCTCCTTGGGAAACTTGCGCAGCAGGTCCGCAGGCAGCGTCACACTGTCATTGTACACGCGGTTCAAAGGTGAAACACCGTCCGCAAGCTGGATGTCAGGCCAGTCACGGTTGCCACGTCGGGGAGCATCAAAGTAAGAATCAGCCATGGAAATTAAAGTCCGGGATAAAGTCGAAAGGTTTTCTCCGTCTGCGGCCGCATCGCCTCCAGCAGCAGCTCCGCCTCCTGCGCCTGCACCGCCACCAGCGGCGGCACATCCGCATTGCGCATCACGCTCGCGCTGAAAAATCGCTGCAACACCAGCGGCAGAAATAGCGACTCCACATGCTCCGCAGGCACCGGCACCGGCGCATCATTGAACACATGGTTCGCCGTCACCCATCCCAGGCTGCACCGCGCATCATACTCCACCACCGTCTCCGCCGTCACCGCCGTCCCCAGCCTCAGTTGAAAACGTGGCAGCGACATCCCCGGCAGCATCACACTTTCCACATGGTAGGTCCCACCCACCTCCGCAGGCCCGCGCCTCAGTCGGCCAAAGTCATCGCGCACCACACCGCCGCCCTGCGCCCTCAGCGCCCGCTTCCCATTCACCGGCCTCAGCTCCGCTCCGCCCCGCAGCCGCACCGGCGGCAGCACCGCGATCACCTCCGGCCCCAGCACCACCGCATCCGCCATCACCTTCGCCTGGCCACCCGTGCTCTCCGCCAGGTGCGGATACAGCAGCGTCGCCACCTGCCCCGTCACCTCCAGGATCCGGTTCGGCAGCGCATCCCCCGGCAGCAGCACCTGGCAGCCCGCCGCCCAGGCCGGCCACGCCACGCAGTTCACCGTTCGCCCTTCTCTCACCAGACCGCTCACCGTCACCGTCGCAGGCCCATGGAACAGCGCCGCCATCGGCCTCTGCACCGCAAACTTCGGCGCCCGCACCGCCAGCCTCTGCAGCACCGCATTCACCGCCGCCAGCGCCTCCGGCAGCGGATCATCCAGATCCGGATCCGTCAAAGGAAGCTGCCGCTGCTCCTTCCTCAGGTAACGGTAAAGATGCTCCACCACATCACGCACATTCATCGCCATAAAAATCAAAGAGCCGAAATTTTCACCCGCACCCAGCCCCCGGTGCCTAGCACCGCCGGGCAATCCGGCCGCGCCAGTTCCGCACGCAGCCCCTCCTCCGTCAGGTTCAGCAAATGCGCCGCCGTCTTCAGCCTCACCGCACCACCCTTCAGCAGATCCACCAGTTCAGAAGGATGTAAAACATCATTCCCACGCGCAGTATCACCGCCTT containing:
- a CDS encoding glycosyltransferase — its product is MSQVPLVTVALASRNEVAMLVMTVISSVEAFRAAGVPGEVLVVDNSDEAVHAAVRSALSGQIKDGVVRLLREESPSIAVTTDRAHREARGEYVLYFDSHCLLGAGTLEKMLDFFARHSGERIGFLHAPIQWAHMSASSRMTHFQVDRTRMGEWAGAKRVKEEQRVTWKGMPHMIRRETYEKIGGLGCCAEHRLGWGIMRYLGMKPWLLGYENWAIPEGVVYHFGEWPDEVKPFAQYRNYHKSGEERVGSALAVAAYVFGGEDFLRSEYEAQMKPFFPSVDAALAAAKRLGEAERQWMLSNQVCSINQLFSNPPWNTL
- a CDS encoding choice-of-anchor D domain-containing protein; this translates as MADSYFDAPRRGNRDWPDIQLADGVSPLNRVYNDSVTLPADLLRKFPKEEMAARMVLTCTGSVTGPNKKLELEGGYEVRLVTDGAAGTVPVKVLAVDVRLLDTGAKVAAAVAAAVNGWLPMFTAVALGARLGIYTGKGQNAVLENTLGWVFSSEDVALVRPGFPPECTPGTYHPQCEHLVLVEARLTSSTDTHATFARRWQVDLARLDESAAVDVPAVLKQGMREGEQVEQSVAPPRQFLPWLKTLTQSLKTKRGTVAAAEPGTVQSAVTEENLASAAMNKVRQEWGTPVPLRTHEFDLDSGEMREVRQEVVPAGTLGKVIGDDGRYETVQQVDHLWAIRTTVQASGLAGLAQNGTFERAYKYRDNYAWPRVLHYIDIQAVPTDPRDIYSPTDRYCWRPVWLVDAFNGPCNWLVKERWTSKKPQFARDGGDPNWSTLYEEQAAVWEALADTVEATNPAQAEALREQAEGHRNASPDLPTETPMQTREIEFRGSELQIYVPECLHSGVRIWDGIFFQEYPRTVPMRWPREVIARVSLTPDQGGWLTRTYIVEAPSDNGRTSGLELWQAKQNSTGFTLEWTREASGAPQPTTLTVATDPTLKSGIHEDLFNKTVTPAGSGADREFAVTNVRRGRVYYARIQRGGLESNLCICTTEPVPELQVLHEGETLASGTGEVDLGNVEPGRSNTISLTLLSAGMKPLENLVVELVADGPDEDVNFWNVEAAPLGLPPSASDTLDVTFAPVAAEGGTLQATTRRVTLRITSNAEGSPFLLKLKGMVAKPEIEVEQPAGVVVLTAGLVDFGAVSDDRTERVFKLRNVGNAPLLGLALTFAGTDANDFSLKEDAFVTELGPQQSHTFTVVFDPAEDPGAFDVREARLEIVNNDDDENPYVIRLSGVLQKPRAPGVPDPTFPMPVNGLVRAVAVQADGDVVIGGDFTMVKDMTRNYVARVKPDGTLDSTFDPGVNGPVLAVAVQANGNILLGGQFGTVGGNVCPHLARVDASGNHDDYFLPDPNGEVRALAVQRDGKIVVGGNFTLLAGMTQHYYGRLLADGSVDSSFFQDTANNGPVNALTLTDEGKIVMVGDFAGEESPTTPPPTLPPTTWPPTTWPPTPPPPTSPPPTSPPPTSPPPTSPPPTSPPTTWPPTTWPPTTWPPTTWPPTTWPPTTWPPTTWPPPTSPPTTPPPTSPPTTPPPF